From the Glutamicibacter halophytocola genome, the window CACTGCCCCTATGGCCCGAACACCCATCATCTGATCGGGGCGGAGCAGCTTGCGGCAATGAAGCCGGAAGCCTATCTGGTCAACACCGCCCGCGGCCCGATCGTGGACGAGGCCGCACTGGCGCAAGCGCTGCGCGAAGGCGTTATCGCCGGGGCCGGCCTGGATGTCTTCGAGAAGGAACCAGCGGTCCACCCGGAACTGCTAGAGCTGGAGAACGTGGCCCTGGTGCCGCACCTGGGTTCCTCGACCGTGGAAACGCGCACCGCGATGGCGGTGCTGGCGAGCGAGAACACGCTGGCGGTACTGCGTGGCGAGGACCCGGTCACCCCGGTGAACTAGGCGCCGTCCCCGCGGGACAGCGCAATGGAACGCAACAGCTTGAGGACATCGGTGTCGATGTCCTCAAGCTGTTTAAGCAAGCGCTCCCGCGCAAGTTCCTGAGCAAGACCTGACTGCCATCCTTCTGCCTTGATGTCCATCATTTAGGCTGGCGTCATGACGGACAAGAGCAGCATTGATACGACACAGCCCTACCAGCTGGTGCTTTTCCGCGATGATCTGCGGACCGTGGACCATCCGGCCCTGCTGGCCGCCAGCGAAGCCGGACCTGTCGTTGCGCTGTATATCCTCGATGAGCAATCGCCCGGGATCAGGCCCCTGGGGGCCGCGGCACGCTGGTGGCTGCATCATGCACTCGTCAGCCTGCGCGCATCGCTTCAGGAGCTCGGCATCCCGCTGGTCTTGCGCCGCGGAAACAGCGTGCACATCATCGAGGAGATCACGGGCCACGGTGCCTGTGCCGCAGTGCACTGGAACCGGCGCTATGGCCAGGCTGAACGCGCGGTGGACACCTTGATCAAGGACCACGTGCGCGCGGCGGGACTGCACGCGCAAAGCCACGCGGGCGCGCTGCTGCATGAGCCCTGGGAACTGCTCACCCAGTCAGGTACCGGCTACAAGGTGTTCACCCCGTTCCACAACGCGCTGCGCAGCACCGAGATCCGCCAGCCCCATCCCGCGCCCCAGCCGCAATCCCCTCCACACGTTGAACTGCCCGGCAGCGATACGCTGGCCAGCTGGGAACTGCTGCCCAGTTCGCCCGATTGGTCCACCGGGCTGGCGGATGCCTGGACTCCGGGAGAACCCGCCGCCCAAGAACGCCTGGCCGAAGTGCTCGGCGATATCGCGCAGCACTACGGCGAGCGCCATGACCGCCCGGATCTCGATGGAACCTCGGCGCTTTCCCCTGCACTGCGCTGGGGCCACCTGAGTCCGCATCAAGTGTGGAAAGAGCTCAGCGCCCTCGCCAGCAGCACTGCGCCTGCGGCTGAAGGCGCCTTGGCCTTGCGCCGCCAGGTCGCGTGGCGGGATTTCTGCTGGCACCTGTACTACCACCACCCGCAGCTGCCCATAGAGAACTTGCGTTCCGAATTTGACGATTTCGATTGGGCCTGGCCCGATGATTCACCTCGCGCGGCCCATTACACGCGATGCTGGCAACGCGGACGCACGGGATTCGGCCTGGTGGATGCCGGAATGGCCCAGCTATGGCAGACGGGATGGATGCACAATCGCGTGCGCATGGTGACCGCGAGCTTGCTGGTCAAGAACCTCGGGCTGCATTGGAAAGTTGGCGAACAGTGGTTCTGGGATACCCTGGTCGACGCGGATCTGGCCTGCAATACGGCCAACTGGCAATGGGTCGCGGGCAGCGGAGCCGACGCCGCACCCTATTTCAGGGTCTTCAATCCGCAACTGCAAGCCAAGAAGTTCGATCCGTCGGGAACCTACGTAGCCCGCTATGCTCCGTTGGCGGCCGAGCCAGTGGTGGATCTGAAGGAATCACGGCAAGCGGCCCTCGAATCCTATAACCACATGAAGTCCCGGCATCGTCCGGACTCCCCGGGTACCGATAGCTGATTCATCCGCCGCCTGCCTGGTTCCAGGCCATCGCCAGCGTCATGACAGCGGAAACCGCCGCATCATTGATCTCCAAATCAATGATGCGGCGGCCCTTTGGGCAGTAACCGATCAACAGATCCCATATCACCACGTCATCGGAAAAGCCCAGTCTTTTCATCGCTGCGCCTGGCACCGGCCGTTCCAGCACACTTCGCGGCCCGGCGGGCTGGTTTGCCCGCCAGAACCGAACCCGAACGCTGGCGTACTGCTACCGGCGTGTGCTCATGGACTCTCCTCTCCACATGATCGACTCGCAAACTTTTGCAGCGGCCTGCACGGCATGCCAGATGAGGAGCGCTGTGGTCACCGTGCCCACTCCCCCGGGTACCGGGCTGAGCGCGCGCACCTTGGGCTGGACCGAAGCCGCGTGCACGTCTCCGACCAGCTGCCCTTCTTCGTCCACGTTCGTGCCCACATCGATGACCACCGAGGAGTCGGCAACTTCTTCTGCGGTGAGCAGGTTGGCACGGCCAACGGCCATGACGGTGACGGCTGCGGCCTTGGTGAAATCGGCCAATTGCGCGGTCCGGGAATGGCAGATGCTCACCGTGGCATCGCGCTGCAGCAGCAGCTGGGCCAGGGGCTTGCCCACCACGGCAGAACGTCCCACCACTGCCACATGCTGGCCCGCGAGCGGAACCCGGTAATGCTCCAGGATCTCGATGACCGAACGCGCGGTGGCCGGGGCAAAGGCTGGCTGGCCCACGCTGAGCCGGCCGAGGCTCAGTGGATTGGCTCCATCAATGTCCTTGGCAGGATCGATCAGCTGCACCAGTACCGCTGGATCCACGCCTTCGGGCAACGGGGTCTGGAGAATGATCCCATGCACGGACTCGTCCTCATTCAGGGCCGTGATGGCCGCCGCTAGCTGCTCCTGGCTGGCTTCAGGCATCTGGAGCACCTGGCATTCAACGCCCTGCTGGGCCGCGGCCCTCTCGATGGAGCGCACATACCACGCGGTGGCCTCGTTCTTCGTGGCCAGCAGGACCGCTACCTTGGCCGTGAAGCCGTCGCGGTTCAGATTTTCAACCACGTGGGCGGTTTTGGCGCGGATCTCGTCGGCCACCGGTTTTCCGCTCAAGCGCCGAGCCGTCATGCCGACACCGCCGAACGAACTGCGGCGCTGAGCTCTTCTGCGTGGTTGATCATTTCGCTTGCCCGGAGGGTGGCTTGGCTCAGCCGTTCGCGCTCGGTTTCATCCTTGATGGCGGCGATGTTCATTTCCAAGGTGGCCAACGCGGTGCCTAGCGCAGCGCGGGCAGCCTCCGCCGCGGCAGCCACGTCGCTGCGGACCGAGCGGTTGCCAATCGGCAGCAGTTCCTGGGCCAGCGTGACGGCCGCGGACGCCAGGTCAACGGTTGAAACCAGTGGGGCCGCGGCTTCGATGGTGGCGTGGCCGATGGCTTTGCGGCGTTCGGCTTTCTGCTCCTCGGTGTCCTTGGGCAAGGCGTAGGCGGCACTGAGCAAACCGAAAAGCCGCTCATCTTCCTGGGCCGCAAACAGCGCGTCGCGCATCAGCTGCTTGGCATCCTTGGCGATAACCTGGGCCTGTTCCTGGACCTCGGCGTACCGTGGGCCGGAGGTGAATTCGGCAACCATGGACACCAGCGCTGCAGCTTGCGCAGCGTGCAGCGCGGCCGCGGCACCTCCCCCGGGCGCTGGGGCTCTTGAAGCGAGGCGCTCAAGATAACTGCTGACAGTTTCGGTAGTGATCATGGGAATTTTCCTCGCTCAGAATTCGCGGCAAGACAGTCCAAGACCAAGGGAATTCGGCAGTTTTCGCAGCGCTTCAGGTTGCCAGCATGTGGGACGCGCGAAAAATTCGCCGGTTCATTCCGCTTAGTATCCACTTGGTATATCAGTTTATATTGAAGCCTAGAACACCACTAGGGGCGGGTCAAGGTTTTTCTGCCAGCCCGTCGCACCAGGTAATTTTCGGCGCGCTCCATGCAACGAGGAGACCCGGTCCCCGGGCCTAGCTGCTCGCGCTAGTCAATCCAGGTCTTGCCCATGTCGACCAGCAGCGTCTGGAACGCATTTTCTGCCGGGGCGCGGACTCGATCCCGGCGCTGGGCCAGAACGACGCTTCTGGCAGCGGCGCCCGGGCCCAGTGAAAGGATCTTGACCCCCGGGTGCGGATTCATGACCGCCGACTGCGGAGCCAGCGCGATGCCCAAGCCCACCGACACCATGGCCTGGGCCTCCTGGTAGTCGTTGGCCTGGAAGGAAATCTTCGGCGAGAATCCAGCGGCGTTGCAGGAGCGCTCCAAGAGCTCTGCCACAGGATGCATATTGGCCCTGACGATCCACTGCTCGCTCGCGGTGGCAGCCATATCCACCTCTTCGAACTGCGCGAGCGGATGATCGGCGCCGACCACCAGCACCGTTGGCTCGGTGAAGAGCGTGGTGAGCTCGAAGTCGGCCCGGTCCAACGGCATCCATTCATATTCCCAGAGCAGGCCGAGCGAAATCTCTCCGCGCGAGAGCAGTCCCATCAGCTCCTGCAAGCGGGTACTGCGCACATCCAGCTTGATCGAGGGATAGAGCTTTCGGAATTTGCTGATCACCAGCGGCAGGAAGGAGCTGCCGAGGGTTGGAAACGTGCCCAGGCTCAGGCTGCCGCTTTTCAGGCCCGCCAGCTGGTCCAGATCGGCAATGGCCGCGTCCATCTGCCGCAAGATCGAGCGGGCATGGCCGGCGAGCACATGCCCGGCATCGGTGGGCACCATGCCCCGGGCGCGACGCTGCAGCAGCGGCTGGCCCACTTCTTCTTCCAGCTTGCGCAGCTGCTGCGAAACACCCGATGGGGTGTAGAAAAGCTCGTCGGCCGCGGCGGTCACCGATCCGCCCTCGACCACAGCGAGCAAGATTTGCAATCTTTTGATATCAAGCACGGCGACATCCTTCAGTGGAACTTAACTACACTTCAGAAAGCTTACACTTCATGGATTCTCTTGAATACGTTGAGCGGCCCGGGGGATCTTTTCGCTTATCCGCGTCGCCTGGACCAAGAATCCTGCCCGTAATTTCAATGATTTAAGCATTACTTCAATATAATGCATTTCTTGTAACTACTAATAAAGTAACTCTTCACGGATCATCGATAGCAGGTTACGTGTCGACGATCACATCTATCGGCGGCTCGCGGTTCTCGATAGATTGGTTCAGCCCAATGAAACACACAGTTAAGGCGACTTGGATGCGCGGGGGTACCAGCAAATGCTGGGTCTTCGAGCGAAGCGAACTCGACGTCCCGGGATTCACCACCGATGAAGTCCTGCTACGGCTTTTCGGTTCCCCCGACCCACGCCAAATTGATGGAGTCGGCGGCGGCAGCTCAACGACCAGCAAGGCAGTGATCCTGTCTCCCAGCGACGAACCCGGCATTGATGTCGAGTACACCTTTGCCCAGGTCGGCATCGACCAGGCGGTCGTCGACTGGGGAAGCAACTGCGGAAACTGCTCCGCGGTCATCGCGCCCTACGCGCTCAAGCGCGGCTGGGTGGACCCCGATCACGGCATTCTCACCGTGCGCATCCGCAATACCAACACCGGACAGATCCTGATCGAGCGCATGGATCTGGACAGCTCCCGAGCCCCGGTGCTGATCCCCGGTGTTCCGTTCCCGGGCCAGGTGGTGGACATCGGATTCCTCGATCCCGCCGGCGCCACCACCGGCGCGCTGTTCCCCGACGGCCAGCAGCTGACAACACTGGGCGTTCACGACGAAGACGCGGATGCCCGAAGCGAAATTTCCGCCACGCTGATCGACGCCGGCGCCCCGCTGGTCATCATCGATGCAGATGCCGCGGGACTTGGCGCGATCGGCTTTGGCGACTGGATCACCGAGTCGATCACCGAAATGCCGCGGCTGGAGCGCATCCGCCGTGCCGGCGCCGTGGCCATGGGCCTGGCGGCAACCGAAGCCGAAGCGCAGCGCGCCATCCCCAAGCTGGCCATTGTCGCCGCCGCCGATCCAGGCGGAGATGCGGATATCAAGGTCATGATGCTCTCTATGGGAGCACCGCATCCGGCGCTGGCCATCACCGGCAGCATCGGGCTGAGCATTGCCGCGCACCACCCCGGAACGCTGATCGCCCAAAAGCTGGCCAGCGCCCCGGACGGCGAGCTGCGCCTGCAGACCCCGGCGGGGCTGCTCACCACCTGGCAGCGCCAGATCGACGGGCAGCTGGCCGTGGGCACCACCCGCACCGCCCGCGAACTGGCCGACGCGACCCTCGGCTTTGATCCAATCGGCGATCGCTCCGGCGCTCCCACCGTTACCGTGGCCCAGGTCGCGGGGCTGGATGAGCAGCAGCTGGAGCCGGACCCGGAACCGCATCGCCGGCGCACCGTTTTCGCCTCCGTGGCGGCTTTCGCGGTGTTCGGGCTCGGCGCCACCCTCGTGGGCGGCGGGCTGTTGAATCCTCCGGCCACCACGGCCGACGGCGATTACGCCGGGGAAACACTTCAGATGGTGATCCCGCTCGCCGAAGGAGGCGGCACCGACACCTGGGCCCGCTTTGTCGGCCAGGAGCTGGTCCAGGATATCCCCGGGCAGCCGGGATTCGCACCGGTCAACGAGGCCGGGGGCGAAGGCATCACCGGAAGCAACCGCTTCGCCTCCTCGGCGGCCGATGACGGCACCGAGCTGCTGGTGAGCACCGCAACCACCGTGGTCCCCTGGGTGCTGGACCGCCATGTGGTGAAGTACTCCTTCGAGGATCTTGAACCGGTGCTGGTCAACGGCACCGGCGGGGTGATCTATGCCCGCACCGCCGCCGGGGTCAAGAGCCCCAAGGACCTGATCGGCCGCAAGAAGCCGCTGGTCTTCGGCGGCATCACGGCCACCGGCCTGGATCTGACCACGCTGGTCGCCTTCGACCTGCTGGAAGCCGACATCTCGGCAACCTTCGGCTTCGAGGGACGCGGGCCGGTGAACCTGGCCCTGCAGCGCGGCGAGGTGGACATCGACTACTCGACCACCTCCTCCTACCATTC encodes:
- a CDS encoding PrpF domain-containing protein, translated to MKHTVKATWMRGGTSKCWVFERSELDVPGFTTDEVLLRLFGSPDPRQIDGVGGGSSTTSKAVILSPSDEPGIDVEYTFAQVGIDQAVVDWGSNCGNCSAVIAPYALKRGWVDPDHGILTVRIRNTNTGQILIERMDLDSSRAPVLIPGVPFPGQVVDIGFLDPAGATTGALFPDGQQLTTLGVHDEDADARSEISATLIDAGAPLVIIDADAAGLGAIGFGDWITESITEMPRLERIRRAGAVAMGLAATEAEAQRAIPKLAIVAAADPGGDADIKVMMLSMGAPHPALAITGSIGLSIAAHHPGTLIAQKLASAPDGELRLQTPAGLLTTWQRQIDGQLAVGTTRTARELADATLGFDPIGDRSGAPTVTVAQVAGLDEQQLEPDPEPHRRRTVFASVAAFAVFGLGATLVGGGLLNPPATTADGDYAGETLQMVIPLAEGGGTDTWARFVGQELVQDIPGQPGFAPVNEAGGEGITGSNRFASSAADDGTELLVSTATTVVPWVLDRHVVKYSFEDLEPVLVNGTGGVIYARTAAGVKSPKDLIGRKKPLVFGGITATGLDLTTLVAFDLLEADISATFGFEGRGPVNLALQRGEVDIDYSTTSSYHSAVEPIAKEGSATVLMSFGQLDEHGKVVRDPNFKDTPTVVEVYEQLYGKAPSGPKFEAYKTLLGLTYTYQKGLWAPKDAPEEAVDLLRNSAHELSGDTDFNNKAEKVLGGYPIVADENLSQRVKDAYTVTDETKGYVTALLKDSYGIELD
- a CDS encoding cyclodeaminase/cyclohydrolase family protein yields the protein MITTETVSSYLERLASRAPAPGGGAAAALHAAQAAALVSMVAEFTSGPRYAEVQEQAQVIAKDAKQLMRDALFAAQEDERLFGLLSAAYALPKDTEEQKAERRKAIGHATIEAAAPLVSTVDLASAAVTLAQELLPIGNRSVRSDVAAAAEAARAALGTALATLEMNIAAIKDETERERLSQATLRASEMINHAEELSAAVRSAVSA
- a CDS encoding LysR family transcriptional regulator, which produces MLDIKRLQILLAVVEGGSVTAAADELFYTPSGVSQQLRKLEEEVGQPLLQRRARGMVPTDAGHVLAGHARSILRQMDAAIADLDQLAGLKSGSLSLGTFPTLGSSFLPLVISKFRKLYPSIKLDVRSTRLQELMGLLSRGEISLGLLWEYEWMPLDRADFELTTLFTEPTVLVVGADHPLAQFEEVDMAATASEQWIVRANMHPVAELLERSCNAAGFSPKISFQANDYQEAQAMVSVGLGIALAPQSAVMNPHPGVKILSLGPGAAARSVVLAQRRDRVRAPAENAFQTLLVDMGKTWID
- a CDS encoding bifunctional 5,10-methylenetetrahydrofolate dehydrogenase/5,10-methenyltetrahydrofolate cyclohydrolase codes for the protein MTARRLSGKPVADEIRAKTAHVVENLNRDGFTAKVAVLLATKNEATAWYVRSIERAAAQQGVECQVLQMPEASQEQLAAAITALNEDESVHGIILQTPLPEGVDPAVLVQLIDPAKDIDGANPLSLGRLSVGQPAFAPATARSVIEILEHYRVPLAGQHVAVVGRSAVVGKPLAQLLLQRDATVSICHSRTAQLADFTKAAAVTVMAVGRANLLTAEEVADSSVVIDVGTNVDEEGQLVGDVHAASVQPKVRALSPVPGGVGTVTTALLIWHAVQAAAKVCESIMWRGESMSTRR
- a CDS encoding cryptochrome/photolyase family protein; the encoded protein is MTDKSSIDTTQPYQLVLFRDDLRTVDHPALLAASEAGPVVALYILDEQSPGIRPLGAAARWWLHHALVSLRASLQELGIPLVLRRGNSVHIIEEITGHGACAAVHWNRRYGQAERAVDTLIKDHVRAAGLHAQSHAGALLHEPWELLTQSGTGYKVFTPFHNALRSTEIRQPHPAPQPQSPPHVELPGSDTLASWELLPSSPDWSTGLADAWTPGEPAAQERLAEVLGDIAQHYGERHDRPDLDGTSALSPALRWGHLSPHQVWKELSALASSTAPAAEGALALRRQVAWRDFCWHLYYHHPQLPIENLRSEFDDFDWAWPDDSPRAAHYTRCWQRGRTGFGLVDAGMAQLWQTGWMHNRVRMVTASLLVKNLGLHWKVGEQWFWDTLVDADLACNTANWQWVAGSGADAAPYFRVFNPQLQAKKFDPSGTYVARYAPLAAEPVVDLKESRQAALESYNHMKSRHRPDSPGTDS